A section of the Oryza sativa Japonica Group chromosome 1, ASM3414082v1 genome encodes:
- the LOC4327572 gene encoding transcription repressor OFP2, producing the protein MGRHKFRLSDMIPNAWFFKLRDMRAARGGAGAGGGGASHGGVVTQSSVAVSRAGRACRPLPNTPRHGALSLPHRASYYYTPRAGDLLVGSPLHPKCSDTQFPPLQLSPPRKSRRRHRRRSVKLAPSVSGSSVLSSPVSTGCRCGRKPELVVVEAPDTPPCRRDKFVGYNDDDDDEEEEEVEFKKPTVAVAACDELDGKVITSATDIIIDLRTEKRPDKVLPPIVTKPARRELDGCDLEEKHIDVVRRASAKKPTTLLEQSKPRRSVSSARRLKTRANTPRIVAKKSKPPPPPPPAAARSPAPTTKPPLAESFAVVKSSRDPRRDFRESMEEMIAENGIRTAADLEDLLACYLSLNAAEYHDLIVDVFEHIWANLADIKM; encoded by the coding sequence ATGGGGAGGCACAAGTTCAGGCTGTCCGACATGATCCCGAACGCGTGGTTCTTCAAGCTCCGCGACATGCGCGCCGCCCGGGGAGGTgcgggcgctggcggcggcggggccagcCACGGTGGGGTGGTCACGCAGTCTTCGGTGGCCGTGTCGCGGGCGGGGAGGGCGTGCCGGCCGCTGCCGAACACGCCCAGGCACGGCGCGTTGTCGCTCCCGCACAGGGCGTCCTACTACTACACGCCGCGGGCCGGCGACCTGCTCGTGGGGTCGCCGCTCCATCCCAAGTGCTCCGACACGCAATTCCCTCCTCTTCAGCTGTCGCCGCCGAGGAAGTCCAGGCGCAGGCACAGGCGGCGGTCCGTCAAGCTGGCGCCGTCCGTCAGCGGCAGCAGCGTCCTGTCCTCGCCGGTGTCCACCGGCTGCCGGTGCGGGCGCAAGCCGGAGCTCGTCGTGGTCGAGGCGCCCGACACCCCACCGTGCCGCCGCGACAAGTTCGTCGGCTacaatgacgacgacgatgacgaggaagaggaagaggtggAATTCAAGAAGCCgacggtcgccgtcgccgcgtgtGACGAGCTCGACGGCAAGGTGATCACCTCCGCCACGGACATCATCATCGACCTGCGGACCGAGAAGAGGCCCGACAAGGTGCTCCCGCCTATCGTGACCAAGCCGGCGAGGAGAGAGCTCGACGGCTGCGATCTGGAGGAGAAACACATCGACGTCGTGAGACGCGCGTCGGCTAAAAAACCCACTACCCTCCTCGAACAGAGCAAGCCGAGGCGGTCGGTGTCATCCGCGCGCCGCCTCAAGACGCGCGCCAACACCCCGCGTATCGTGGCCAAGAAGTCaaagccaccaccaccaccaccacccgcggcggcgcgctcgccggcgccgacgacgaagcCGCCCCTGGCGGAGAGCTTCGCGGTGGTGAAGTCGTCGCGGGACCCGAGGAGGGACTTCCGGGAGTCCATGGAGGAGATGATCGCCGAGAACGGCatccgcaccgccgccgacctGGAGGACCTCCTGGCGTGCTACCTGTCGCTCAACGCCGCCGAGTACCACGACCTCATCGTCGACGTGTTCGAGCATATCTGGGCCAACCTCGCGGACATCAAGATGTAG